In Oryza brachyantha chromosome 1, ObraRS2, whole genome shotgun sequence, the following are encoded in one genomic region:
- the LOC102713580 gene encoding uncharacterized protein LOC102713580 has translation MTLLAAITNSAAAAAPAPATNAIVLTPGAAPPPPTSSALPTLIPPSDWSLSPADPALATAASFLSTSLSSASVSLPRFRSLLGSFLAALSSSLSLPEPSASLPQAIRSIAPYFPAALASPVASRASSLAEYDVLLALVDCGLLRHPPPNILSSLSEANRPDLVCAVVRQAADLRSSELLATLRFFLSPASDGAYDAMMSIKDRWKEAAVLAVNRCRQGKKADATARQAALLLMMGYDGFTSPEVCLHYLFASGNVDSMVFGTAVAELDGGEVARLMKYLAKWIGKYQRFPEAQPCPEAVGMPGLELCDAVPSFQVVAMALGLVLDQHFSHLVLNAELKEDLKTTEMMVKQLAAEAESAGPVLDLLRRLQQDV, from the coding sequence ATgacgctcctcgccgccatcaccaactccgccgccgccgccgcccccgcccccgcgaCCAACGCCATCGTCCTCACTCCCggcgccgctccgccgcctccgaccTCCTCCGCGCTCCCCACCCTGATCCCGCCCTCCGACTGGTCGCTCTCCCCCGCCGACCCggccctcgccaccgccgcctccttcctctccacctctctctcctccgcctccgtctcCCTCCCGCGCTTCCGCTCCCTCCTCGGTTccttcctcgccgccctctccagctccctctccctccccgaACCCTCCGCGAGCCTCCCGCAGGCCATCCGCTCCATCGCGCCCTACTtccccgccgccctcgcctccCCCGTCGCCTCCCGAGCGTCGAGCCTCGCCGAGTATGACGTGCTTCTCGCCCTCGTGGACTGCGGCCTGCTCCGCCACCCCCCGCCGAACATCCTGTCGTCGCTCTCCGAGGCCAACCGCCCCGATCTCGTCTGCGCCGTGGTCCGACAGGCCGCCGACCTCCGCTCCTCCGAGCTGCTTGCGACACTCcgcttcttcctctccccgGCGTCCGATGGCGCCTACGACGCCATGATGAGTATCAAGGATAGGTGGAAGGAAGCCGCGGTGCTAGCGGTCAACAGGTGCAGGCAGGGGAAGAAGGCCGATGCCACGGCAAGGCAGGCAGCGCTGCTGCTCATGATGGGATACGATGGGTTCACCTCCCCAGAGGTGTGCCTGCATTACCTGTTTGCGTCTGGGAATGTGGACTCCATGGTATTCGGCACAGCCGTAGCGGAGCTGGATGGTGGGGAGGTGGCCAGGCTTATGAAGTACCTCGCCAAGTGGATAGGGAAGTACCAGAGGTTCCCGGAGGCGCAGCCGTGCCCAGAGGCTGTGGGGATGCCAGGGCTGGAGCTGTGTGATGCTGTGCCCTCATTTCAGGTGGTGGCCATGGCACTAGGATTGGTGTTGGATCAGCACTTCTCCCACCTTGTGCTGAATGCAGAGTTGAAAGAGGATTTGAAGACCACGGAGATGATGGTGAAACAGCTGGCTGCAGAGGCTGAATCTGCAGGACCTGTCCTGGACTTGCTTCGTCGTTTGCAGCAAGATGTGTGA
- the LOC102718973 gene encoding aquaporin NIP4-1-like, protein MTMDHAGNKVDAIVVGNVDGERVTGNGQDLEQARRDPAPADHPATRGLRIGFLIREVMVEGLASFLVVFWSCVAALMQEMYGTLTFPMVCLVVALTVAFVLSWLGPAHFNPAVTVTFAAYRRFPWRKAPLYVAVQLAGSLLACLSVNAVMRPRHDYFYGTAPMAGRGTRLPFLLELLASAVLMIVIATVATGSAGKTAGGIAIGAAVGGLGLVIGPVSGGSMNPARTLGPAIVLGRYDGVWIYMVAPVAGMLLGALCNRAVRLSHRIVAFLCGAVGVAGAPPQTS, encoded by the exons ATGACAATGGATCATGCCGGTAACAAAGTCgacgccatcgtcgtcggcaacgtcgacggcgagcgcgtcACCGGGAATGGACAGGATCTCGAGCAGGCTCGCCGTGATCCGGCGCCGGCTGATCATCCTGCCACTAGAGGCCTTCGCATTGGCTTTCTCATACGTGAG GTGATGGTGGAGGGGTTGGCGTCGTTCTTGGTGGTGTTCTGGTCGTGCGTGGCGGCGCTGATGCAGGAGATGTACGGGACGCTGACGTTCCCCATGGTGTGCCTCGTCGTGGCGCTCACCGTGGCCTTCGTGCTCAGCTGGCTCGGCCCGGCGCACTTCAACCCGGCCGTCACCGTCACCTTCGCCGCCTACCGCCGCTTCCCCTGGCGCAAGGCGCCGCTCTACGTCGCCGTGCAGCTGGCCGGCTCGCTGCTGGCGTGCCTCTCGGTGAACGCCGTCATGAGGCCACGCCACGACTACTTCTACGGCACGGCGCCCATGGCCGGCCGCGGCACCCGGCTGCCGTTCCTCCTGGAgctcctcgcctccgccgtcctCATGATCGTCAtcgccaccgtcgccaccgGCTCAGCA GGGAAGACGGCGGGAGGGATCGCCATTGGAGCGGCGGTGGGAGGTCTGGGTCTGGTAATCGGGCCGGTGTCGGGAGGGTCGATGAACCCGGCGAGGACGCTGGGACCGGCCATCGTGCTCGGCCGGTACGACGGCGTGTGGATCTACATGGTGgcgcccgtcgccggcatGCTGCTCGGCGCGCTCTGCAACCGCGCCGTCAGGCTCTCCCACCGCATCGTCGCCTTCCTCTGCGGCGCCGTTGGGGTTGCCGGAGCACCGCCGCAGACTAGCTAG